One window of the Tachypleus tridentatus isolate NWPU-2018 chromosome 10, ASM421037v1, whole genome shotgun sequence genome contains the following:
- the LOC143230715 gene encoding retinoic acid receptor RXR-alpha-B-like isoform X6, with protein sequence MLQRTFSYCTSNDDRHFQQKLQRRKKITLQYKINFLLLCGVTSPLSPTNGIGTSNFAVTTAGMNIGVTSNFSHPSFPGILANNFVLQTNSLQQQNSFPPNHPLSGSKHLCSICGDRASGKHYGVYSCEGCKGFFKRTVRKDLAYACREEKNCIVDKRQRNRCQYCRYQKCLIMGMKREAVQEERHRMKEKNENEVESTCNSPPDMPIEQILEAENCVEIKNEEIDMSKEPIASICKAADCQLHQLVQWAKHIPHFTELPIEDQIVLLKAGWNELLIASLSHRSILVKDGIVLATGLVVQRNSAHSAGMGAIFDRVLIELVAKMREMKMDKTELGCLRAIVLFNPEAKKLRLVQQVEALREKVYAALEEYCKQSYADQQGRFAKLLLRLPALRSIGLTCLEHLFFYRLINDTPIDNFLLSMLETTSDI encoded by the exons ATGCTTCAAAGAACTTTTTCATACTGCACGAGTAATGACGATAGACACTTTCAACAAAAATTGcagagaagaaagaaaataacactgcaatataaaataaactttttattattat GTGGAGTAACCAGTCCTTTGTCACCAACCAATGGCATAGGGACATCAAACTTTGCAGTGACTACAGCAGGGATGAACATAGGTGTTACAAGCAACTTTTCACATCCAAGCTTTCCTGGAATCCTTGCCAATAACTTTGTTTTGCAAACT AATTCTTTACAACAACAGAACAGTTTTCCACCAAATCATCCACTTAGTGGATCCAAGCATCTTTGCTCCATATGTGGTGACAGAGCATCAGGCAAGCATTATGGAGTATACAG CTGTGAAGGCTGCAAAGGCTTCTTTAAGAGAACAGTCCGTAAAGACTTAGCATATGCTTGTCGAGAAGAAAAGAATTGTATTGTTGACAAACGCCAAAGAAATCGTTGTCAGTATTGTCGCTATCAAAAATGCCTAATAATGGGAATGAAAAGAGAAG CAGTTCAAGAAGAGCGGCacagaatgaaagaaaaaaatgaaaacgaAGTGGAAAGTACCTGTAACTCTCCACCTGACATGCCCATAGAACAAATCCTAGAAGCAGAGAATtgtgttgaaattaaaaatgaagaaatagacATGAGT AAGGAACCAATAGCCAGTATCTGTAAAGCTGCAGACTGTCAATTACACCAGCTGGTACAGTGGGCAAAACACATACCCCATTTTACTGAATTACCTATAGAAGATCAGATTGTCTTACTTAAAGCAG GCTGGAATGAGCTATTGATTGCATCTCTTTCTCATCGATCCATTTTGGTAAAAGATGGAATTGTTTTGGCAACAGGGCTTGTAGTACAGAGAAATAGTGCTCACAGTGCAGGAATGGGAGCAATCTTTGACAGGGTACTTATTGAATTGGTGGCCAAAATGCGGGAGATGAAAATGGACAAAACTGAGTTAGGATGTTTAAGAgcaattgttttgtttaatccAG aagcCAAAAAGCTAAGATTGGTTCAGCAGGTAGAGGCTCTGAGAGAAAAAGTGTATGCAGCCCTTGAAGAATATTGCAAGCAATCATATGCTGACCAGCAGGGTCGTTTTGCAAAGCTACTGCTTCGACTTCCTGCTCTCAGAAGTATTGGCCTGACTTGTCTTGAACACTTATTTTTCTATAGACTTATTAACGATACACCAATTGATAACTTTCTTCTGTCAATGTTGGAAACCACAAGTGATATCTGA
- the LOC143230715 gene encoding retinoic acid receptor RXR-alpha-A-like isoform X7, with protein sequence MNIGVTSNFSHPSFPGILANNFVLQTNSLQQQNSFPPNHPLSGSKHLCSICGDRASGKHYGVYSCEGCKGFFKRTVRKDLAYACREEKNCIVDKRQRNRCQYCRYQKCLIMGMKREAVQEERHRMKEKNENEVESTCNSPPDMPIEQILEAENCVEIKNEEIDMSKEPIASICKAADCQLHQLVQWAKHIPHFTELPIEDQIVLLKAGWNELLIASLSHRSILVKDGIVLATGLVVQRNSAHSAGMGAIFDRVLIELVAKMREMKMDKTELGCLRAIVLFNPEAKKLRLVQQVEALREKVYAALEEYCKQSYADQQGRFAKLLLRLPALRSIGLTCLEHLFFYRLINDTPIDNFLLSMLETTSDI encoded by the exons ATGAACATAGGTGTTACAAGCAACTTTTCACATCCAAGCTTTCCTGGAATCCTTGCCAATAACTTTGTTTTGCAAACT AATTCTTTACAACAACAGAACAGTTTTCCACCAAATCATCCACTTAGTGGATCCAAGCATCTTTGCTCCATATGTGGTGACAGAGCATCAGGCAAGCATTATGGAGTATACAG CTGTGAAGGCTGCAAAGGCTTCTTTAAGAGAACAGTCCGTAAAGACTTAGCATATGCTTGTCGAGAAGAAAAGAATTGTATTGTTGACAAACGCCAAAGAAATCGTTGTCAGTATTGTCGCTATCAAAAATGCCTAATAATGGGAATGAAAAGAGAAG CAGTTCAAGAAGAGCGGCacagaatgaaagaaaaaaatgaaaacgaAGTGGAAAGTACCTGTAACTCTCCACCTGACATGCCCATAGAACAAATCCTAGAAGCAGAGAATtgtgttgaaattaaaaatgaagaaatagacATGAGT AAGGAACCAATAGCCAGTATCTGTAAAGCTGCAGACTGTCAATTACACCAGCTGGTACAGTGGGCAAAACACATACCCCATTTTACTGAATTACCTATAGAAGATCAGATTGTCTTACTTAAAGCAG GCTGGAATGAGCTATTGATTGCATCTCTTTCTCATCGATCCATTTTGGTAAAAGATGGAATTGTTTTGGCAACAGGGCTTGTAGTACAGAGAAATAGTGCTCACAGTGCAGGAATGGGAGCAATCTTTGACAGGGTACTTATTGAATTGGTGGCCAAAATGCGGGAGATGAAAATGGACAAAACTGAGTTAGGATGTTTAAGAgcaattgttttgtttaatccAG aagcCAAAAAGCTAAGATTGGTTCAGCAGGTAGAGGCTCTGAGAGAAAAAGTGTATGCAGCCCTTGAAGAATATTGCAAGCAATCATATGCTGACCAGCAGGGTCGTTTTGCAAAGCTACTGCTTCGACTTCCTGCTCTCAGAAGTATTGGCCTGACTTGTCTTGAACACTTATTTTTCTATAGACTTATTAACGATACACCAATTGATAACTTTCTTCTGTCAATGTTGGAAACCACAAGTGATATCTGA
- the LOC143230715 gene encoding retinoic acid receptor RXR-alpha-B-like isoform X5 has product MESIITKKEHPKVCVTTLLYGPSSSGSPTQTWLQTPLPIPGGVTSPLSPTNGIGTSNFAVTTAGMNIGVTSNFSHPSFPGILANNFVLQTNSLQQQNSFPPNHPLSGSKHLCSICGDRASGKHYGVYSCEGCKGFFKRTVRKDLAYACREEKNCIVDKRQRNRCQYCRYQKCLIMGMKREVQEERHRMKEKNENEVESTCNSPPDMPIEQILEAENCVEIKNEEIDMSKEPIASICKAADCQLHQLVQWAKHIPHFTELPIEDQIVLLKAGWNELLIASLSHRSILVKDGIVLATGLVVQRNSAHSAGMGAIFDRVLIELVAKMREMKMDKTELGCLRAIVLFNPEAKKLRLVQQVEALREKVYAALEEYCKQSYADQQGRFAKLLLRLPALRSIGLTCLEHLFFYRLINDTPIDNFLLSMLETTSDI; this is encoded by the exons GTGGAGTAACCAGTCCTTTGTCACCAACCAATGGCATAGGGACATCAAACTTTGCAGTGACTACAGCAGGGATGAACATAGGTGTTACAAGCAACTTTTCACATCCAAGCTTTCCTGGAATCCTTGCCAATAACTTTGTTTTGCAAACT AATTCTTTACAACAACAGAACAGTTTTCCACCAAATCATCCACTTAGTGGATCCAAGCATCTTTGCTCCATATGTGGTGACAGAGCATCAGGCAAGCATTATGGAGTATACAG CTGTGAAGGCTGCAAAGGCTTCTTTAAGAGAACAGTCCGTAAAGACTTAGCATATGCTTGTCGAGAAGAAAAGAATTGTATTGTTGACAAACGCCAAAGAAATCGTTGTCAGTATTGTCGCTATCAAAAATGCCTAATAATGGGAATGAAAAGAGAAG TTCAAGAAGAGCGGCacagaatgaaagaaaaaaatgaaaacgaAGTGGAAAGTACCTGTAACTCTCCACCTGACATGCCCATAGAACAAATCCTAGAAGCAGAGAATtgtgttgaaattaaaaatgaagaaatagacATGAGT AAGGAACCAATAGCCAGTATCTGTAAAGCTGCAGACTGTCAATTACACCAGCTGGTACAGTGGGCAAAACACATACCCCATTTTACTGAATTACCTATAGAAGATCAGATTGTCTTACTTAAAGCAG GCTGGAATGAGCTATTGATTGCATCTCTTTCTCATCGATCCATTTTGGTAAAAGATGGAATTGTTTTGGCAACAGGGCTTGTAGTACAGAGAAATAGTGCTCACAGTGCAGGAATGGGAGCAATCTTTGACAGGGTACTTATTGAATTGGTGGCCAAAATGCGGGAGATGAAAATGGACAAAACTGAGTTAGGATGTTTAAGAgcaattgttttgtttaatccAG aagcCAAAAAGCTAAGATTGGTTCAGCAGGTAGAGGCTCTGAGAGAAAAAGTGTATGCAGCCCTTGAAGAATATTGCAAGCAATCATATGCTGACCAGCAGGGTCGTTTTGCAAAGCTACTGCTTCGACTTCCTGCTCTCAGAAGTATTGGCCTGACTTGTCTTGAACACTTATTTTTCTATAGACTTATTAACGATACACCAATTGATAACTTTCTTCTGTCAATGTTGGAAACCACAAGTGATATCTGA
- the LOC143230715 gene encoding retinoic acid receptor RXR-alpha-B-like isoform X4, which yields MESIITKKEHPKVCVTTLLYGPSSSGSPTQTWLQTPLPIPGGVTSPLSPTNGIGTSNFAVTTAGMNIGVTSNFSHPSFPGILANNFVLQTNSLQQQNSFPPNHPLSGSKHLCSICGDRASGKHYGVYSCEGCKGFFKRTVRKDLAYACREEKNCIVDKRQRNRCQYCRYQKCLIMGMKREAVQEERHRMKEKNENEVESTCNSPPDMPIEQILEAENCVEIKNEEIDMSKEPIASICKAADCQLHQLVQWAKHIPHFTELPIEDQIVLLKAGWNELLIASLSHRSILVKDGIVLATGLVVQRNSAHSAGMGAIFDRVLIELVAKMREMKMDKTELGCLRAIVLFNPEAKKLRLVQQVEALREKVYAALEEYCKQSYADQQGRFAKLLLRLPALRSIGLTCLEHLFFYRLINDTPIDNFLLSMLETTSDI from the exons GTGGAGTAACCAGTCCTTTGTCACCAACCAATGGCATAGGGACATCAAACTTTGCAGTGACTACAGCAGGGATGAACATAGGTGTTACAAGCAACTTTTCACATCCAAGCTTTCCTGGAATCCTTGCCAATAACTTTGTTTTGCAAACT AATTCTTTACAACAACAGAACAGTTTTCCACCAAATCATCCACTTAGTGGATCCAAGCATCTTTGCTCCATATGTGGTGACAGAGCATCAGGCAAGCATTATGGAGTATACAG CTGTGAAGGCTGCAAAGGCTTCTTTAAGAGAACAGTCCGTAAAGACTTAGCATATGCTTGTCGAGAAGAAAAGAATTGTATTGTTGACAAACGCCAAAGAAATCGTTGTCAGTATTGTCGCTATCAAAAATGCCTAATAATGGGAATGAAAAGAGAAG CAGTTCAAGAAGAGCGGCacagaatgaaagaaaaaaatgaaaacgaAGTGGAAAGTACCTGTAACTCTCCACCTGACATGCCCATAGAACAAATCCTAGAAGCAGAGAATtgtgttgaaattaaaaatgaagaaatagacATGAGT AAGGAACCAATAGCCAGTATCTGTAAAGCTGCAGACTGTCAATTACACCAGCTGGTACAGTGGGCAAAACACATACCCCATTTTACTGAATTACCTATAGAAGATCAGATTGTCTTACTTAAAGCAG GCTGGAATGAGCTATTGATTGCATCTCTTTCTCATCGATCCATTTTGGTAAAAGATGGAATTGTTTTGGCAACAGGGCTTGTAGTACAGAGAAATAGTGCTCACAGTGCAGGAATGGGAGCAATCTTTGACAGGGTACTTATTGAATTGGTGGCCAAAATGCGGGAGATGAAAATGGACAAAACTGAGTTAGGATGTTTAAGAgcaattgttttgtttaatccAG aagcCAAAAAGCTAAGATTGGTTCAGCAGGTAGAGGCTCTGAGAGAAAAAGTGTATGCAGCCCTTGAAGAATATTGCAAGCAATCATATGCTGACCAGCAGGGTCGTTTTGCAAAGCTACTGCTTCGACTTCCTGCTCTCAGAAGTATTGGCCTGACTTGTCTTGAACACTTATTTTTCTATAGACTTATTAACGATACACCAATTGATAACTTTCTTCTGTCAATGTTGGAAACCACAAGTGATATCTGA